A single genomic interval of Astyanax mexicanus isolate ESR-SI-001 chromosome 4, AstMex3_surface, whole genome shotgun sequence harbors:
- the LOC111188530 gene encoding zinc finger protein 239-like, which produces MQKQFDTFNRQMKPSPDMEKHQHSVKSFTKQSDLKKHQRIHTGEKPHHCSDCGKSFTTQSTLKKHQRIHTGEKPHHCSDCGKSFTKQSTLKNHQRIHTGEKPYCCSDCGTRFTAKSNLKDHQRIHTGEKPYHCSDCGKSFNKQNAVKLHQRIHTGEKPYHCSDCGKTFNHQSNLKIHQRIHTGEKPYHCSDCGKSFTLQSTLQIHQRIHTGEKPYYCSDCGKSFTQQSTLQIHQRIHTGEKPYHCSDCWKSFNQQSNLRKHQCIRTGEKRYHCSDCGKSFNQQSKLKKHQRIHTGEKTPSQIS; this is translated from the coding sequence ATGCAGAAacagtttgatacatttaacagacaaatgaagccaagtcctgacatggagaaacatcagcactctgtcaagagttttactaaacagagtgatctcaaaaaacatcagcgcattcacacaggagagaaaccacatcactgctcagactgtgggaagagttttactacacagagtactctcaaaaaacaccagcgcattcacacaggagagaaaccgcatcactgctcagactgtgggaagagttttactaaacagagtactctcaaaaatcaccagcgcattcacacaggagagaaaccatattgctgctcagactgtgggacgaGATTTACTGCAAAGAGTAATCTCAAagatcaccagcgcattcacacaggagaaaaaccgtatcactgctcagactgtggaaagagttttaataaacagaatgctgtcaaactgcatcagcgcattcacacaggagagaaaccgtatcactgctcagactgtgggaagacttttaatcatcagagtaatctcaaaatacaccagcgcattcacacaggagagaaaccgtatcactgctcagactgtgggaagagttttactctacagagtactctccaaatacaccagcgcattcacactggagagaaaccgtattactgctcagactgtgggaagagttttactcaacagagtactctccaaatacaccagcgcattcacactggagagaaaccgtatcactgctcagactgttggaagagttttaatcaacagagtaatcttcgAAAACACCAGTGCATTCGCACAGGAGAGAAAcggtatcactgctcagactgtgggaagagttttaatcaacagagtaaactaaaaaaacaccagcgcattcacacaggagagaaaactccatCTCAAATCAGTTAG